In the Dysidea avara chromosome 14, odDysAvar1.4, whole genome shotgun sequence genome, CAGCAAGAAGCGGTTTAACTGCCAATGTTCGATTTTATTCCCATCAACCATGTCGTAATTGATACACTGCATTTATTTCTACGAATTTCCGATGTACTAATAGACTTATTGATTCGAGACATTCGAAATctagatggaaaaaacaaagaCCAACCACATGCTACCCAGTACCAGCAGTTTTTAAATGATAGTTGTAAAATTCACTTTAGATTCTACACAGAGAAAGAATCGAACAAAACCAAGTGGCGAGACCTAACAGGACCCGAAAAGAAACGACTGTTTGATAACATTGATATACCAACATTGTTTCCATCCCTTGAGAATAAAGATGAGCTACAAAAGCTATGGAATGATTTCAATGTTTTAGTTAATCTTTTATCGGTTTCAAATAAACCCAATCCAACAGAGTTTGACAAGCAGGCAAAGCAATGGGTCAATGATTTTACATCTATCTATCAGGATAAAGATGTCACTCCTTACATTCACTGTATTTCCATGCATGTTTCTCAGTTCCTAACGCTATATGGGAACATTGGTATATTCACTCAGCAAGGCCTTGAAAAATTGAACGACTTCACAACAATATTTTATCAACATGCATCCAACCATAAGGAGCAAGAATCACTATTGCAGGTGTTGGAAAAAAGAAACAGAATAGAGGAATTAGAAGCTGACGGTCATCAAAGAGAACTGAGAGAGCAAAAATGTACGAAATGCAAAGAAAAAGGCCACAATAAGAGAACATGCCATAATTTAACCAATCAAATTCCTTAAACATATGTACcacatgtgtatatagctgtataAAGGTTACCACATTTATATTACAACTTTTATTAACTGAGTCACAATAATGTTTTGCAGATGAATGATAAATTAAATAAACTGTTCAGAGTTTTGAATGTTCTTAGATGCAATTAAAATATCACCAAAGTGATCAAACACATGCTGACAAGTGCATGATTTCACATGATAGGCTCAAGTAATACTACTAAGCCCTTGGACAAGTAGTCCACAAACCTGAAGCGGCCTGGTGGACAGCTGCCTGGAAAGATTTATCTGTCCTTGCAGCATTGAAAGCAAGGTAAAAATAGAGAAATCAATATCCCAGCTAGCCTTTCATGCCATACTCCGTTAACCTTGGACTCATCGTAGAGATCAATCATCCCTCGAGGCCGACCTTGTCTTTGCCAACATGTTTATTTAAGCAGGCATCAAATAACTGCAGCTGTAGACACGTATTGATCACAAATTGGTCGAACACTACTGGCTTTAGGCACTGAGTAATAGTAGTCAAGATAGTACGATGAGACAGTAGCAGCTGTAATAATACTCTATTTAATTCAAGCATCATTCATTCCAAATAATGGTCACCTAAAACGGCATGGCGTTGTGTGAACCTATGCGTTCGATAAATGGACCTCTACCAGACGAGTGCAATTACAGGAGACCTTGGCATGGGCTGTGTGTATCTCGAATTTACGAAAATTAagtgagtgtgtgtggtgtagttaAATCTACGAATGCTTTATAGGGGTGGTCACTACCCAATAGACCTGTAGAGCCatctgcgaccgggatcaaggtTTTTGATCGACGAAAATATATCTTGATCGCTTAAAAACAGCCTTGATTGCTTGGTAATTTAGCACTTTTTCGTAAATTCTTGTTttgtttatgcacctatcaatgtcaagtctcacctaccccaggtcgggcagaggtggggatttgcaaatgctagatgacaaattccccacccctggggacagCTTCCGAgttacaaatcccctactaaCTCGTATTATTTATTCTGGGAATCACTAATAATAAGGCCAAGTATGGCTATTCGTGTTGCAAATGTCCCTACCCTAGGGACGAGTTTGGGTGATGGAATCCCCTACAAATCCCCACCcgctgcccgacctggggtaggtggggtgtgtcattgataggtgcattacgaGCTAGCTTAATCACTGCTTTCTAGGAAGTCTTAATCGCTTAATTCAGTGCTAATTTACCTTTTGATCACTGGATTTGATTTTGATCCCGGTTGCAGATGTTTCTATaagactattggtagtgactacccctttcATGTGGCCAGATGATACTTAGTATACTTTTTCTTTGTGGCATCATTGGTCGGCATATACTAGGGTCTGGTGAATTATCATATAATGAGGTTGCATTTGTGGGTGAACATTTAGCTCTGGTGTCTGGAGGTGTACTTGTTGTTTTGGAGCCGATCGGTGTGTGTCGTGATGATGGTAAGAGGCCAGATGgcatgtcattgattccttggtcaTGGGGTttacccttgctctgggactttaccattcagacaccctggccccatctaatttatctacttctgCAAGTGATGCCAGCTGGCTGGTAAACTCTGCAGAGTTAGCTAAGATCAGACAGTATTCTTCTCTGATTTCACTTCTCCCCCTctatgtgttgagaccctgATCATTTGTACGTTCATTAGTGAGGCAGATAGTTTTGggtaatggaacagtctggtgataatagggccacctgaTTTTTAATTCAGCAGGCTGCTGCTATTGATGTTCAAGTGCTACAAAGCACCAGCATTCAATTTTTTGTGATAAAGTTCTGCCATGCTTGTCCATGAGATCACATTCACAAATGGAAATTCACAACTTTCTCTAAAACAATTCACCAGACCATATCTTGCTGACCGATGTCCGTGTTTGCAATATAACAAGAATTTATTCTATCCCTACCCTGTTATATGAGGTAGAAAATCCCTATCCCAATGCCCAACCCAGAATAGGTCTGGTGATGAATAACATAGTGTCTtatgtacattacatacagtagtgtgtTTTATCATGTATAGATGTAGAATACGTAGTTCAGTTATTAAATATGTCTCTGTTTCTGCCAAATGTAGATGAATTACCATATCGTCGTTGGAAGCAGAATGTCAACAGATACCCAGTGTCTAGCTTTGATGGTGTGATGGGTCTACCTGGTGATTCTGGTGGATGATAATCAACAACACTTCGTCGTTTGCGCAGATGAAACTCAATGCTGCTTAAAACAACATAGGCATAGTCACCATGTTTGTTAATTCCCCTATAGTGCCATCGTGTTCCAAGGAGAAAATTTAAATCAGAATATTGCCGTATCCCGTACCGTACAGTTCCCAGCACAGTGTTTGTTGCAATTCCTGCTTGTTGTAAACCACCTGTGAACAGAAAGTAATCAAATCCCATTGTGATCTTAACCAACGGTGAATCTTTTCTTCCACATgtgagtgactgttttattttaATACCAAGCTCATTGTAGAGGCTGTACGGTTGTACTGCCGGTGGTACTGGAATATTACTGGTATTAACAGTGGTGCTACTGGAGTTGTTGGGGATGGATAACGGTACTATGTCACTGGATTCACGCCATTCGTCACTGTCATCATTGTACCCAACATAGTGTATCTTCACTCTGGACCCTTTCCTTTCTACTACTTCAATAGGATAAAGTTTGTCTCTTCTCTCTCTTTTGACTCTTGGCAGAACGATGTCattcatttgtttgtagtcacGCTTATTTGTACCTGATCGCAAGTTGTAAGGATTCGCCATCGTCAATACTACTCGATACTACTGCTAGCACCTGCTTGGTCGTTAACAACGGTATCCTGGAAACAATTAACTATTACGCAAATTAGTCTAGATACAATTATTGTACATGTTATATTTATGGTAAAAGAAGCAACAATATAATATCATAATGTCTACTTGAAGTATCTCCGCCTTTAAATGAAGGATGACACGGCATACCCTGGCCAATTTCCAGCTGGCTAACAGACGATGAGACGATTAGCACTCATTAGATGCATACAACGTGGTTCAGTTTAGATCTACTCAGGTCGTGCGACGTTCTCAAAATAGGCAGTGCAGTTAATCCGCGACACTTCATCTGCTCGATTTGTGAACGGCTCCACACATTGTTCACAGAAAGTTGATCTATTTAATAAGTCTGCAATGGTTTATTAGATGGCTAAAATTACAGTACCTTGGTATCCCGAACGAAATTTTCCTTGCCGCTTCCCAGACCGTCCAGCCTAGAAAAATCACGGAGAATAATTGCGTTATACTAAAATAAACGGTTTTGCACTTATACGGCTTTACTTTACACTTTCCTATTACATGTTTTGATATGAGAACAAGAAATAGTGAACACTGAGCGGTATATCTATATGGTATGATAGTGTAAACTGCAATTGTTGGTTAGTTGGATTTCCTGAGACTACATGAGTAACTATCTTCATTTGATATGCCAGTATGTCAGTCATTCAGTGTCCAGTTCAGCTCAGCTTGGTGACCCCACAAATACCCGGCACAGCTAAGTTTGCATCATTTACTCAGGTGAATTGGCAGGGAAGCACTCATTTTTGTGGGCCCACTTCTGAGTTAGAAAATTTTCACATTATTTTTGTGAATTtactgtttttgtttgttttacggaagTCACATTCTTCAGGCATAGATTATGTATTCCCCacctagggaatatataatctatatgGCTTGCCATTTTCTAATCCTTTAGTGTGCACATGCAGTACTAGTTTCAGTAGTAGGTGTTCTAGAAGGCAGTTCCGTTGGGAGCTATAACATATACCATCATTCTATTGTAATCCAATACTATAGTGCTGCTGTGGTGAAGCTTTATGTTTACTAAAGGAgattggtcatgcatcataACCCCGGGCATGTCTAtgcttgtattactgtatgttagaAATGGTGCTGCTAATCACATATTTGAATAATTGTTATGtggttggcatatttgatgaCACAATGTGTGTTGATATTGCTCATTGTTTCAAATTGTCACAGGGATGCACTGGTATAGAGCAGATGACTCAGGAGACACTGGCAAAGACCTGCTTCAAGGCAGGAATCTGATGACACAGTTGAAAGAGGAGCTAAGGAACGAGACAGGTATCACCAAATATCCGAGCTTAACCTTGCAGTGTAAGAGGGTGGGGCTAGACTGATGATAGTCATGTGAGACAGAGATAGTGTTTAGTGGttttctacaatgttgcaaGGCAACTTGCTAATCTCAAAAACATTGTTGCTCCCGgaacatttcttgatacttgtaGCGGTGTGAAGTtgtctttgttgttgttgttgtacaggGGAATGTGTCACTGAAGGAACAACTAGAAGTAGCAAGTTAGAAGCCAGTGAGTATATAATctgttattgtaacttattgCTACACTGTACGTGAGGAGGGAGAGGTGCACAAACAACGGACAGCAGTAAAAGTGGTCATCACACAAGGGGACACAGATAAAAAGGTGTGTACTCCGTTGTCATGTGACATCGCATGAGCTTATATGACATCATAACAGGAACTAGAAGACAAGATCAATCTGCTACAATAACTGGAAGAAAGCTCAAAAGAAAATGGTAATTAGCATTGACGTCTTTAAACTTCGAGCTATTCTGATTGGTTGTTAGGAAGAGAGAGCTAGTCAGGTACAACAGATTATGACTTGAATTAGACAGCAAAGAGAGGTGCGTGATCTTATCATTTCTgtgtgatacagtggaacttctcttccTTTGTGCTGGTGTAAActataaagtataattattCTCACACATATCTTGTATATAGAGGGGTTCTGCTGTAGTGTTTTGGGTGTTGTGTGGCTGTAATATAATGAGTGAACCCGCTATGACAATTACGGTCATATGAGTCACTAGGCCAAGAGTTGTAAGACCACTTCAATATAGTGACCTTGTCAAGtatataggtcccaaacacaactgagatgtacttcatgacctcatttataagaccacctcaatatACAGTAGTGACCGTGTCAAGTATATAGGTCCCAATTGGTGTCTAACTTGGTCCGTTGTTGGGACATGAAAactcatgtactgtattaatgaccactcCTATGATATGTTTATTGTGGCAGCAGTTGGTTTGTTAGTAGTGCTATTTGGGAAGGCTATGATAAAAGAATTTTTTTGTGGGTGTTTTCAACTATACTATAAGCCAACAAAGCCATTGTCTAGCAAATcgttttgtgcagcatatcgATACTGTTGCAACTGTTGTGACAAATCGCATGGTACAAAATAAAGGTGATATGTGGGAACCGTTACTTGTGTATTATCTTgtgaggtcatgtgatcttgtcaCAGGTGTTGACTGTGGTATTTCATAATGAGATGAATTGTATGGCACTATCACCATGATGACAACTTCAGAGACACTGGTATGATAAGTtgtgtgattttttttcacATAATCTATTGTGCCACTCCGTTGTTAGGCAAGGTTAACATTACTGTGGACACCTCAACTAGTCCAGCACAAAGTGTAGCTACCCTGATTTATGTGACATGTTGCCATAGTGATAGCTGTTACAACACAAGGTTTGCATGACAAAGCATACTACTGTATCACATTTCTGCCATCGTAACAGGCCTACCAAATAAGCATAATTGAAGCGTTACTACAGAGCCCAGTGGGAGTGGTAGCACGGACTATAAAGGTAGgtgtggtgatgtgttgttACCATCTTGGTATGTGTTGTGAGGGCCATGTACTTCTCCAGCCTCAGAATGGCTGTGTTGTCAAGCGGATAAGGGAAGCATTTATTGACTATAACAAAGTGTGCACCCACATGATCAAAGCTGCTGTAGGACAGGTGAGTACCGACCACATTCACACAACTATTATTGTTGCCATGGTTACAGAAAggagcatcatcacacaaactacaattgtgatgttaccatcTTAAAGAGTTCCTACTtcatcagtgaagaaaactAATGACGCCATGGCAACCGGTGGCATGTACAAGTGAGCACGtgctacagtatgtaaccaGTCATGTCCATTTAACTGTCTGTCTTTCCGTCCATCACAGGACAAACCTATACTGAGTCTACTGACATTCAAGAAACACCTCAGATCATTATTTAACACAATATTTAAATTTGAGTCAGTGtacaatacataataattaatatattgtaagaaatgtcaTCCTTGTAAGTATAACAAAACatgcaacacaaacacatggtttACTTGTGCATGTCATCATTGGGATTAAATAATCCGTCTTGTACAAGATACGTAAAGGTTCACTATCTGTCCGTCATCATCCTTATAAACATATCAGTCACCTTAAGTTCATTAATCCACCAGTCTGTAACAGAATTTCATAGCTGGGAACTTCAATTCTCTGTTGGAAACAAGTGAtagtaaatagaaaattttggcTTAGATAGCAAGGAGGGTGCACCATTAAGCTGATTAACAAACCAATCTGATATGGTagtatcaagagtccataatggactcttggtaccgtatagcgggttattttcgaaacagaaattttcgcacaagaagcaaaatttgAATTTCGAAGAGtacatatttcgaagtccggatggatttcaaataaacggaaattcgtgtcacaaattatgcagatgcgtgaatgtttgccgaaaactgacttactgatggaataatccccatttcTGTGCACCGGaaagaagactgagggagtctcgggtggaatgaattcactggcacgattacgctcgatcatagctagctatcctaCTAGAGCAGACGCTTGACgacccattctggatcacctgttttctggttattggtacagaaATGATACAGTtgacccattatcatcagcaatactgagctaaaactcgaggaatacacgaacgaatcgccgaaagttggacggttgctttcacttgtgggaatttattttcgaaaagcaataggacgtgggaatttattttcgaagagaagggcctctttgaaatatccgaaaataaaaacctttcgaaaattaccagctatacggtagtaTATATAGGCCCTTTCTCTAACAATTTGTTCTTCGGATTATAAAGTGACAGTGTGGTAGTTTAATCAATTGTTGACATCACATAAACGGGAATGCCACTTTGAGTAAACTGCAAATTTTGAATGGGGAAATTTGCACGGAGAACTGCCAATCTgtgaaattaaattttgtggatCCTCCCCCCTCCCTTGTAAAACCCTGCTCTATAGCAATGGCATGCACACATTAGCACTGACAATTAGGTGTCATGAGAACAGGTACAGCTATGTCATACTAGATATACAAATGTAAAAGTCACATACATGTTGTATGTTATCACACTTAATGAAAATTGTCAAATGACTGCCACACAGTTACACATTACAAGAACATACCCCACAGTCAGACGATGCACTTTTTGCAAATAAGCAAAAATACACAACAGCAATCTATTTGTACTGGAACCAGTACTTTCTAATGATGCCTATAGAGGTATTGATGATGGTGTACTAATACAAATACTCTTACTATCCACTTGAGGATCTTATCTGGTGAGTGTtctcatagataatatatgtatacaacTAAGACTTGTGANNNNNNNNNNNNNNNNNNNNNNNNNNNNNNNNNNNNNNNNNNNNNNNNNNNNNNNNNNNNNNNNNNNNNNNNNNNNNNNNNNNNNNNNNNNNNNNNNNNNNNNNNNNNNNNNNNNNNNNNNNNNNNNNNNNNNNNNNNNNNNNNNNNNNNNNNNNNNNNNNNNNNNNNNNNNNNNNNNNNNNNNNNNNNNNNNNNNNNNNCAGTCACCTTAAGTTCATTAATCCACCAGTCTGTAACAGAATTTCATAGCTGGGAACTTCAATTCTCTGTTGGAAACAAGTGAtagtaaatagaaaattttggcTTAGATAGCAAGGAGGGTGCACCATTAAGCTGATTAACAAACCAATCTGATATGGTagtatcaagagtccataatggactcttggtaccgtatagcgggttattttcgaaacagaaattttcgcacaagaagcaaaatttgAATTTCGAAGAGtacatatttcgaagtccggatggatttcaaataaatggaaattcgtgtcacaaattatgcagatgcgtgaatgtttgccgaaaactgacttactgatggaataatccccatttcTGTGCACCGGaaagaagactgagggagtctcgggtggaatgaattcactggcacgattacgctcgatcatagctagctatcctaCTAGAGCAGACGCTTGACgacccattctggatcacctgttttctggttattggtacagaaATGATACAGTtgacccattatcatcagcaatactgagctaaaactcgaggaatacacgaacgaatcgccgaaagttggacggttgctttcacttgtgggaatttattttcgaaaagcaataggacgtgggaatttattttcgaagagaagggcctctttgaaatatccgaaaataaaaacctttcgaaaattaccagctatacggtagtaTATATAGGCCCTTTCTCTAACAATTTGTTCTTCGGATTATAAAGT is a window encoding:
- the LOC136244534 gene encoding uncharacterized protein; this encodes MANPYNLRSGTNKRDYKQMNDIVLPRVKRERRDKLYPIEVVERKGSRVKIHYVGYNDDSDEWRESSDIVPLSIPNNSSSTTVNTSNIPVPPAVQPYSLYNELGIKIKQSLTCGRKDSPLVKITMGFDYFLFTGGLQQAGIATNTVLGTVRYGIRQYSDLNFLLGTRWHYRGINKHGDYAYVVLSSIEFHLRKRRSVVDYHPPESPGRPITPSKLDTGYLLTFCFQRRYGNSSTFGRNRDIFNN